AAATGGATGTATTTGTTTATCAGCACCTTGATTGTTGGAGGTGCAGCTGCTCTTGTTACAGGGTTTGCTATTGGTTTTAAAGAATATACAGGCTTGATCGCATCAGGAGAAATCCTGCAGCTTCTATCTGTGATTGTCTGGATGATCGGTCTTGGCTTGATGTTCAGTGTCCTCAGCCAGATGGGGTTTTTTGCTTATTTGACCGTCCATCGCTTCGGCCTGGGACTTTTCCGCTCCGTTTCCCTCTGGAACGCGGTCCAGCTTGTATTAACCGCTTTTGTTTTATTTGACCTTATTTATTTGCGTTATACCGCTTTTGCATCAGAGGGCGCATCTTTAGGACCTTATGTTGTGCCCGCATTGCTGCTTCTTGCATATGGCCTGGTCATAGCTTATGTGAAAATGAAGCAGACCAACCGGGGGGCATTTGTCCCCGCACTGTTTTTCATGACAGTCGTAACCATCATTGAATGGTTCCCGGCGCTTCGCCAAAATGATCAGGACTGGATGTACCTTATGCTGTTTCCGCTATTAGCCAGCAACACCTGGCAATTGCTGCTGCTGCATCGTTTGAATGTCAAATAGAAGAAGCTGGCCGGACGGCCAGCTTCTTCTATTTGATTATTACTTAATTTCGCTGCTCTGCGCCCTGGCGTTTTCAATCATTTCGCCAACGGCAATAAACGAATAGCCCTGATCTTTTATTCCTTTAATGATTTCCGGCAGCGCTTTTTCCGTTTGTTTTGCCGAATCGGAAGCATGCAGGAGAATGATA
This genomic stretch from Bacillus marinisedimentorum harbors:
- a CDS encoding KinB-signaling pathway activation protein; the encoded protein is MTIRKWMYLFISTLIVGGAAALVTGFAIGFKEYTGLIASGEILQLLSVIVWMIGLGLMFSVLSQMGFFAYLTVHRFGLGLFRSVSLWNAVQLVLTAFVLFDLIYLRYTAFASEGASLGPYVVPALLLLAYGLVIAYVKMKQTNRGAFVPALFFMTVVTIIEWFPALRQNDQDWMYLMLFPLLASNTWQLLLLHRLNVK